In one Cercospora beticola chromosome 1, complete sequence genomic region, the following are encoded:
- a CDS encoding 60S ribosomal protein eL14 (BUSCO:EOG09265BWR), with protein sequence MGDSSVVAPSWRQVEVGRVVHFGSGPYAGRIAAIVQIIDHKRVLVDGPSKVSELATPRHSAPISSLSLTGLVIPKIALGAGVTALSKQWEEFGVDKKWTESPYAKKIEKATRRKQLNDFERFKVMRLRKQARFETRKALATAKAA encoded by the exons ATGGGCGATTCCTCCGTCGTAGCACCATCCTGGAGACAGGTCGAGGTCGGCCGTGTCGTTCACTTCGGCAGCGGCCCATACGCTGGCAGAATTGCCGCCATTGTCCAGATCATCGACCACAAGCGC GTCCTCGTCGATGGCCCATCGAAGGTCTCCGAGCTCGCGACTCCACGTCACTCCGCCCCAAtctcctcgctctcgctcACTGGACTCGTCATCCCAAAGATCGCTCTCGGTGCTGGTGTGACTGCTCTTTCGAAGCAATGGGAGGAGTTCGGTGTGGACAAGAAGTGGACGGAGAGCCCATATGCCAAGAAGATTGAGAAGGCCACCCGGAGAAAGCAGTTGAACGATTTCGAGCGCTTCAAGGTGATGCGCCTGAGGAAGCAG GCTCGCTTCGAGACCCGCAAGGCTCTTGCTACTGCGAAGGCTGCATAG
- the EGD2 gene encoding GAL4 enhancer protein, which produces MANPRVEELPDEEKKVQEVEEESSDSDEEGEANIPAGASVAVHSRNEKKARKAIAKLGLKHVEGITRVTLRRPKNILFVISNPDVYKSPNSNTWIIFGEAKIEDLNSQAQASAAQQLASQAANEAGHDHSADGDKGKAVEGGADKKAEEEEDDGEEVDDTGLEAKDIELVMAQASVSRKKAVKALKENDNDIVNSIMALSI; this is translated from the exons ATGGCCAACCCACGTGTCGAAGAGCTTCCAGACGAGGAAAAGAAGGTCCAAGAGGTCGAGGAGGAGTCCTCTGACTCTGATGAGGAGGGCGAGGCCAACATCCCAGCAGGCGCTTCGGTTGCCGTGCACAGCAGaaacgagaagaaggccCGCAAGGCCATTGCGAAGCTCGGATTGAAGCACGTCGAGGGCATCACCCGCGTGACTCTGCGCCGACCAAAGAACatcctcttcgtcatcagcaACCCAGATGTCTACAAGTCACCAAACAGCAACACCTGGAT CATCTTCGGCGAGGCCAAGATTGAGGACTTGAACTCCCAGGCTCAGGCTTCCGCTGCCCAGCAGCTCGCCAGCCAGGCCGCCAACGAGGCCGGTCACGACCACTCCGCTGACGGCGACAAGGGCAAGGCCGTTGAGGGCGGTGCTGACAagaaggctgaggaggaagaggacgatggcgaggaggttGACGACACTGGTCTCGAGGCCAAGGACATCGAGCTCGTGATGGCTCAGGCTAGCGTCAGCCGGAAGAAGGCTGTGAAGGCGCTCAAGGAGAATGACAACGACATTGTCAACAGTATCATGGCTCTAAGCATATAG